The sequence TGTGATGGAGGACAAAGACGGGCCCTTCCTGCGGGTGTCATGGGAGCCGCCCCGTAAGGCTGACACTCGCTCCGGCTGGATCACCCTCATCTATGAACTCCGGGTCAAGctggagggggaagaggagtgGGAGGTACGCAACATGACTTCACAACAAAAATTGGATAGTACAGCTGGGTGGCCTTATGGTTAAAAAGCCTATTCTTCAGCTGGGAGACTCAGGTTCAAGTCTCACATGGGTAAACCAGTTGAAGTGCCAGTGAGCAAAAACAATGAATCAGTTCTGTGTTATGCAGCTGATCCTGCTTTTGAAAGTGAACAGAGAATTCCCCTGCTGGTAAAATTTCAAGGTTAAATTTGTTGATCAGAGGgtcatcttattttatttagcttACATTGTTACCTTAAGACTGCATCATTTCTAACGATATGTCAGTTTGGACTCACGTGCGTgcgtacttgtgtgtgtgtttaatctcCAGGAGCACCGTGCAGGCCAGCAGAAGATGTTTAACATCTTTAGCCTGCGTTCCGGTGGGATGTACCTCGTTCAGGTCCGCTGTAAGCCTGACCATGGCTTCTGGAGTGAATGGAGCTCCACCACCTACATTAAAGTTCCTGACTGTAAGAAATCATCCACACCTCACACTTTACTCAAATCCATACTTTATATTTTCATGTAATGAATGCTTTAGCAGGTAGTGGTGGGACaaaatggtgatgatgacactttatatcatgatatgattATGCATTTAAATGCTCATATAGTTGAAGTTCAGGTATAAATTGAATGATAACAGGCAGAAACAGATAACAAGACAATAGATCCATGGAAGACCACCTCAGTGTGATATGAAGAATCACAGATTTGTTGATGCTGTGTTTCAGATTTCCCTCGAGAGACGTCTGTGTGGATCCTTATCGCGGTGTTTTCTgccttcatcttcttcatcctcacatGGATCCTAAACTTAAAGAGCAACAGGTGACATGGAATTCTTTATGCGATTTTGATTTTAAGAagtcatgcattttttattagtaTAGTAATATATGTTGCATGTTGTCCATAATAAAGTCCTAAGGCAGCCTATTTCAtttaaatgccacaaaaaatatTCTTATTGTTTTCTCACAATCACTGAcatgtgtcttttatttttttcatgcctaAAGTGTGAAGCATTGCCTTCTGCCACCAGTTCCTGGCCCTAAAATCAAAGGATTTGATAAGCAGCTACTCAAGGTAACACAGAGCAATGACATATGGTGACTCTCTGCTGATAAATAATATGACTAATGGCTGCCCCATTAGTcttcttttttacttttccaataatttatgaatatttctctgtgtgtagaATGGCAGGTCCGAGGAGGTCTTCAGTGCGCTGGTGGTGCCTGGTTTCCCACCAACCACATCGTCTGACTGCGAGGACTTGCTGGTGGAGTACTTGGAGGTGTACACCCCTGAGGAGCAGGAGCTGATACTGGAGGAGGGCAAGGACCTCCAGGAAGGCTGCCTCAAATCCAAGGGCTCCCCGTCTGACAGCGACTCTGGCCGGGGAAGCTGCGACAGCCACACCCTGCTGATGGAGAAGTGTGGCGAGGGGGAGGGCAAGGAAGAAAAGCATCAGGAGAGGGCTCAAAAGGGAAAGAGGCAGCAGAAGCACCAGACAGGCTGGGAGGAGGGAGATGTCAGCCACACCCGTGAGGACGTGCTCAGCCCTGACATGTCTGAAGGGAGGGTGAAAACATGgccctctgtgttttctccactGCCTCAGTACAGCTCCAGACCCCTGGACCATCAGGGCTCACTTGAGACAGCCAggcagctctgcctctctgacagCTTGttccccccaccctccacatCCTCCCACCTCAGCTACAACGCCAAGGAGGGCCTGGCACTTGGGTCAGGCCAACAGGAATTCTATTTGGGCAAGAAGCAGACTCACCCGTCCAATCCTCAGAGCCAGCCTCGCTGGCACCTCCAGGCCCACAGCGACTTCAACATCTCCAGCATGGACCGCAAGCAGGCGGCCAGTGGCCTGCAGCTGCCTGGTTTCCGGTCCACGGAGTATGTTGAGGTGCAGAGGGTCAACCAGGAGGACATGGTGATCCTCCAGCCCCTTTTCTCAAGCAGTTGCCAGAGGGACGGCCACCTCCAAATAGGCCAGGGGGAGGACTACAGCAAAGTGAAAGGGGTGGACAGTGGCAACATGCTGCTGCTCCAGAGAGAAGTGGAagtgaagagggaggaggaggacggggacAGGTACTCTTGTGACATCCaggacaga comes from Myripristis murdjan chromosome 12, fMyrMur1.1, whole genome shotgun sequence and encodes:
- the prlra gene encoding prolactin receptor a is translated as MRRAVGSVPLLLMLFFIGHAKETRYSPPGKPKLTSCRSPEKETFTCWWEPGSDGGLPTTYALYYRKENSDAVYECPDYHTAGENSCFFNKNDTSIWVNYNITVVATNALGSNFSDPVDVDVVYIVQPHTPENVTVTVMEDKDGPFLRVSWEPPRKADTRSGWITLIYELRVKLEGEEEWEEHRAGQQKMFNIFSLRSGGMYLVQVRCKPDHGFWSEWSSTTYIKVPDYFPRETSVWILIAVFSAFIFFILTWILNLKSNSVKHCLLPPVPGPKIKGFDKQLLKNGRSEEVFSALVVPGFPPTTSSDCEDLLVEYLEVYTPEEQELILEEGKDLQEGCLKSKGSPSDSDSGRGSCDSHTLLMEKCGEGEGKEEKHQERAQKGKRQQKHQTGWEEGDVSHTREDVLSPDMSEGRVKTWPSVFSPLPQYSSRPLDHQGSLETARQLCLSDSLFPPPSTSSHLSYNAKEGLALGSGQQEFYLGKKQTHPSNPQSQPRWHLQAHSDFNISSMDRKQAASGLQLPGFRSTEYVEVQRVNQEDMVILQPLFSSSCQRDGHLQIGQGEDYSKVKGVDSGNMLLLQREVEVKREEEDGDRYSCDIQDRVTESCYTTSTAASSQVTGKPTSCAGTAMPVQEEMVLAANGYVDAATMLL